Genomic DNA from Bacillota bacterium:
GAGCAATAAAACAAGTCAAAAAATGAGCATTAATATGATCCTTAAGTGACACATAAACCGGCCGCGTTTCCAGTACTCCCTTAGTAATCCGGAAAGTCTCCTCTATCTCCCATAACCCCCGGTAAGTCTCAATCACTTCCAGATCAGACATATCCAACTCACTAGTCACAATAGCGTAATAACCATCGTACTTCTCTTCTTCAGCTACTTTAGTAAGGTCCAAAACCGGCCGTTCCTTAACCTCAAGAACTTCACCCGTATTCTCATCAAACTTCAAATTCTTCACATACTTGGCCGCTCCGTAAGAAGTGGCCTTCGTATATTTTTGGGGATTAACAACCAGATCATAAGCCTTCTTCAAAGCTTCTTCCCGTTCAGCCTTAGCCTTTAAAGCATATTTTCTGCCCCAAAAAACCACCTGCTTTTCATAAACCGTTTGCTTCTTCTTTTTCCCGCTTGGCAGCGTCACATTAATATCCCGGGCAATAATCCTGCTCTTAATCTTAAAATCCGAATCCTCATCAGCGGGCTTGCCGTCTTTATCTATGTATCCTTCCGCAGCAAGAACATAATCCTTAAAAGCCTTAGTCCCACCCCTGACCGAAAAACTAAAAACATACCCGTTAAAATTCAGACCTTTCTCCTTACCCTGCAAATAAAAAATATTATCTCCCGTAATAATCCCCATATCGGCAACCACAATAATCCTGCCCGTATCATAATTATGCCTGACTTCACCAATAACCGAGCGAAACGTCTCCTTATCCAAAGTATTGCCCGGAAACAACTCATAGTGCAAGGGAATCCCATCCGCATCCATAGCCAGCCCCATCTGCACAATAGGATCGCGGCGTTTCTCCTTGGACACTCCAAGTTTGCGCAGCTCATCCGTTTCCGCGGTCTCAAAATAAAAATTCGTCACATCATAATAAATAGTCTTCGTATTGCGCCCGTATTTTGCAGAGATCTGAGAATTTAAATACCTTTGAAAATCGGTGGCAATCTCCGAAAAATGGGAAAGACTGCGGTAAACATCGGCCAAAGAAAAATCAAAACGCTCAAAATAACGGTCTTTCTCCTCAAAAGCTTTTTTCTTGGAACCGGGAGAAAGCAGCCTGGATACCACAAGCAAAATCATAATAGAATTCGTATTAAACTCAAAATTCTTATG
This window encodes:
- a CDS encoding IS1634 family transposase, whose amino-acid sequence is MYLKKTYRKQSGRTYLVIAQKYRDPVTNISTDRTIKSLGYLDELEKIYDDPIAHFKEVARKMTEEESSQKKLTLSVNMEEKLTLGSDLRKNLGYAAILKIYHELGLDVFFKNKSRHKNFEFNTNSIMILLVVSRLLSPGSKKKAFEEKDRYFERFDFSLADVYRSLSHFSEIATDFQRYLNSQISAKYGRNTKTIYYDVTNFYFETAETDELRKLGVSKEKRRDPIVQMGLAMDADGIPLHYELFPGNTLDKETFRSVIGEVRHNYDTGRIIVVADMGIITGDNIFYLQGKEKGLNFNGYVFSFSVRGGTKAFKDYVLAAEGYIDKDGKPADEDSDFKIKSRIIARDINVTLPSGKKKKQTVYEKQVVFWGRKYALKAKAEREEALKKAYDLVVNPQKYTKATSYGAAKYVKNLKFDENTGEVLEVKERPVLDLTKVAEEEKYDGYYAIVTSELDMSDLEVIETYRGLWEIEETFRITKGVLETRPVYVSLKDHINAHFLTCFIALAILRIIQKKTGKLYSAEKIVECLNRISCSHEHENIYLFDYRSELSDAIGQALGIDFTNKRLRLGDIKKILAQAKK